A stretch of Coxiella endosymbiont of Amblyomma sculptum DNA encodes these proteins:
- the lon gene encoding endopeptidase La encodes MAETIREKLELEIEMPVLPLRDVVVFPHMVIPLFVGRSESVGSLEMAMSSQDSRKVFLIAQKDANNDSPEQKDLYEIGTIASVLQMLRLPDGTVKVLVEGLARAKLIRLEKREKYLQAEIQFLKEEEVAQGDKMEVQVLVRAVLSQFEQLIKINKKIPQELLPSLININDPGRLADSIAAHMTIKLDSRQKILTILSIKERLEILQKVLAQEVDLVEMEKRVQGRVHQQVEKSQRQYYLSEKIKAIQQELGELEEGGPIDEQHQLLEKIKKAGMSLEARDKALSELNKLKMMPPMSAEATVSRNYLDWLIQVPWRKRARISKDLRLAEEILETDHYGLKEVKERILEYLAVQQRVRKLKGAILCLVGPPGVGKTSLGQSIANATGRKFVRISLGGIRDEAEIRGHRRTYIGALPGKIIQKMAKSGVHNPLFMLDEVDKMAADFRGDPAAALLEVLDPEQNHAFSDHYLEVDYDLSDVMFIATANSLNIPLPLLDRMEVIRLAGYTEKEKLNIARRYLIPRQIKLTGLRGKEMLISEDATYEIIRYYTREAGVRALEREIAKLCRKVVKVILTVQKISKKKNLRKRRRITVRNLEKYLGVKRYRFESAEEKDQIGQVTGLAWTEFGGELLTIEAQVMPGKGKFLHTGRLGSVMQESIHAATTVVRSRSTRLGIPDDYFQTHDFHIHVPQGATPKDGPSAGIGMCIALVSAITRIPVRADIAMTGEITLRGGVLPIGGLKEKLLAALRGNIKCVILPEDNKRDLKEIPTTVTHGLKVHPVKWIDQVFALALIHTPEETSFETSTLATSDKTPKENRRTRTH; translated from the coding sequence ATGGCAGAAACAATACGAGAGAAATTAGAATTAGAAATAGAAATGCCGGTCTTGCCTTTGCGAGATGTGGTAGTGTTTCCGCATATGGTGATTCCTTTGTTTGTAGGACGGTCTGAATCGGTTGGATCGTTGGAGATGGCTATGTCATCGCAAGATAGCAGAAAGGTTTTTCTTATCGCACAGAAAGATGCTAACAATGATTCCCCTGAACAAAAAGATCTTTACGAAATTGGAACGATTGCTTCCGTATTGCAAATGTTGCGATTGCCGGATGGCACAGTTAAGGTGCTAGTGGAGGGATTAGCAAGAGCAAAATTGATTCGTCTGGAAAAAAGAGAAAAATATCTACAAGCGGAGATTCAGTTCTTAAAAGAAGAGGAAGTGGCACAAGGAGACAAAATGGAAGTACAAGTATTGGTTCGTGCCGTACTCAGCCAATTTGAGCAGTTAATAAAAATAAATAAAAAAATTCCTCAAGAGCTTTTGCCTTCCTTAATAAACATCAATGATCCAGGGCGTCTAGCCGACAGTATCGCGGCTCATATGACCATTAAATTGGATTCTCGGCAAAAGATCCTCACCATCCTCTCTATTAAAGAACGATTGGAAATTTTACAAAAAGTTTTGGCTCAAGAAGTAGATCTAGTTGAAATGGAAAAACGAGTACAAGGTCGAGTACATCAGCAAGTGGAAAAAAGTCAGCGGCAATATTACTTAAGCGAAAAGATAAAAGCCATTCAACAAGAATTGGGCGAATTAGAAGAAGGCGGACCTATTGATGAACAACACCAATTGCTTGAAAAAATTAAAAAAGCCGGTATGTCTCTAGAAGCTAGAGACAAAGCATTATCCGAATTAAACAAATTAAAAATGATGCCACCAATGTCAGCAGAAGCGACAGTTAGTCGAAACTATTTAGATTGGTTAATCCAAGTTCCTTGGAGAAAACGCGCCAGAATTAGTAAAGATTTACGACTTGCCGAAGAAATTTTAGAAACGGATCACTATGGATTAAAAGAAGTTAAGGAACGAATTCTGGAATACTTAGCCGTACAACAGCGTGTGCGAAAACTGAAGGGGGCTATTTTATGCTTAGTAGGACCTCCTGGAGTAGGAAAAACTTCTTTGGGTCAATCAATCGCAAATGCAACAGGTCGCAAATTTGTTCGAATTTCTTTAGGAGGTATTCGAGACGAAGCCGAAATCCGAGGCCACCGCAGGACGTACATTGGCGCACTTCCCGGAAAGATTATTCAAAAGATGGCAAAATCTGGCGTTCACAATCCACTTTTTATGTTAGATGAAGTTGATAAGATGGCGGCGGATTTCAGGGGAGATCCTGCTGCAGCTCTTTTAGAAGTTTTGGATCCCGAACAAAATCATGCATTCAGCGATCATTATCTGGAGGTAGACTACGATCTCTCCGATGTAATGTTCATTGCCACTGCAAATTCTCTTAACATTCCATTGCCGTTACTGGATAGAATGGAAGTTATTCGTTTGGCAGGTTATACAGAAAAAGAGAAATTAAATATAGCCAGGCGTTATTTAATTCCGCGTCAGATTAAATTAACGGGATTAAGGGGAAAAGAGATGCTCATTTCTGAAGACGCGACTTACGAAATTATTCGTTATTATACAAGAGAAGCTGGAGTGCGAGCTCTGGAAAGAGAAATTGCAAAATTGTGTCGAAAAGTTGTTAAAGTAATTTTAACAGTACAAAAAATATCTAAGAAGAAAAATTTGAGAAAACGACGCCGAATAACTGTCCGAAATTTGGAAAAGTATTTAGGTGTGAAGCGCTATCGATTCGAGTCGGCCGAGGAAAAAGACCAAATTGGACAAGTGACAGGTTTGGCTTGGACAGAGTTTGGAGGTGAACTTTTGACAATCGAAGCTCAAGTGATGCCTGGAAAAGGTAAATTCTTGCACACTGGTCGTTTAGGTAGCGTCATGCAAGAGTCAATTCATGCAGCCACTACAGTTGTACGAAGCCGATCTACAAGGTTAGGTATTCCAGATGACTATTTTCAAACACATGATTTTCACATTCATGTTCCTCAAGGAGCTACACCAAAAGATGGTCCAAGCGCTGGTATTGGAATGTGTATAGCCCTTGTTTCGGCGATTACGAGAATCCCTGTACGAGCTGATATTGCTATGACAGGCGAAATCACTTTGCGCGGTGGAGTACTTCCAATTGGAGGTCTAAAAGAAAAGTTATTGGCCGCACTAAGAGGAAACATAAAATGCGTGATTCTTCCGGAAGACAACAAACGAGATTTGAAAGAGATTCCAACGACTGTTACTCATGGTCTGAAAGTCCATCCTGTAAAATGGATCGATCAGGTATTTGCATTGGCGTTGATTCACACACCAGAAGAAACTTCTTTCGAAACGTCTACACTGGCAACATCAGATAAAACGCCAAAAGAAAATCGTCGCACACGAACACACTGA